In the Gossypium raimondii isolate GPD5lz chromosome 9, ASM2569854v1, whole genome shotgun sequence genome, one interval contains:
- the LOC105799342 gene encoding PH, RCC1 and FYVE domains-containing protein 1 isoform X2, with protein MCCHLYAITIHAQMDLDESVLIWFSGKEEKHLKLSHVSRIISGQRTPIFQRYPRPEKEYQSFSLIYNERSLDLICKDKDEAEVWFSGLKALISRSHQRKWRTESRSDGIPSEANSPRTYTRRSSPLHSPFSSNDSLQKDGRDHLGPHSPYGSPPKNGLDKAFSDVLYTVPPKGFFPPDSASGSVHSLSSAGSDSVHGHMKTMAMDAFRVSLSSAVSSSSQGSGHDDGDALGDVFIWGEGTGDGVLGGGLHKVDSCGIKMDSFLPKALESAVVLDVQNIACGGRHAALVTKQGEVFSWGEESGGQLGHGVDTDVLHPKLIDALSNTSIELVACGEYHTCAVTLSGDLYTWGDGMYNFGLLGHGNEVSHWVPKRVNGPLEGIHVSSISCGPWHTAVVTSAGQLFTFGDGTFGVLGHGDRNSVSIPREVESLKGLRTVRAACGVWHTAAVVEVMAGNSSSSNCSSGKLFTWGDGDKGRLGHGDKETKFVPTCVAALVEPNFCQVACGHSLTVVLTTSGHVYTMGSSVYGQLGNPQADGKVPTRVEGKLSKSFVEEISCGAYHVAALTSRTEVYTWGKGANGRLGHGDADDRNTPTLLEALKDKQVKSIACGTNFTAAICLHKWVSGIDQSMCSGCRLQFNFKRKRHNCYNCGLAFCHACSCKKCLKASMAPNPNKPYRVCDNCFNKLRKAIETEASSQSSVSRRGSINHGTSEFVDKDDKVEFKTRAQLARFSSMESLKQGESRSKRNKKLEFNSSRVSPVPNGGSQWGALNISKSFNPVFGSSKKFFSASVPGSRIVSRATSPISRRPSPPRSTTPTPTLGGLTSPKIVVDDAKRTNDNLSQEVVRLRSQVENLTRKAQLQEVELEKTTKQLKEAIAIADEETAKCKAAKEVIKSLTAQLKDMAERLPMGAARSIKSPSFTSFGSNPASGDVSSVSIDRLNGQLVCQEQDSNVLNSQLLSNGSSIASTRSSGHNKQSHIEPATKSGGRTKESESRNENEWVEQDEPGVYITLTSLPGGAKDLKRVRFSKKRFSEKQAEQWWAENRARVYEQYNVRMIDKSSVGVGSEDLAH; from the exons ATGTGCTGTCACCTCTATGCTATCACAATTCACGCTCAAATGGATTTG GATGAGTCTGTTTTAATATGGTTCTCGGGGAAAGAGGAGAAACATCTTAAACTAAGTCATGTCTCTAGAATTATATCTGGGCAGCGCACT CCTATCTTTCAAAGATATCCTCGGCCTGAGAAAGAGTATCAGTCTTTTTCACTTATATATAATGAGAGATCGCTGGATTTG ATTTGCAAGGATAAAGATGAAGCTGAAGTCTGGTTTAGTGGTTTAAAAGCATTAATCTCCCGTAGCCACCAAAGAAAATGGAGGACAGAATCAAGAAGTGATGGCATTCCTTCTGAAGCAAATAGTCCAAGAACATACACTCGAAGAAGTTCACCTTTGCATTCTCCATTTAGTAGTAATGATAGCTTGCAGAAG GATGGTAGGGATCACCTTGGCCCTCATAGTCCGTATGGAAGTCCTCCAAAGAATGGTCTGGATAAGGCATTTTCAGATGTATTATATACTGTTCCTCCCAAGGGTTTCTTTCCTCCTGATTCTGCTAGTGGTTCAGTTCATTCTTTGTCTTCTGCTGGATCAGATAGTGTACACGGTCACATGAAGACAATGGCTATGGACGCTTTTAGGGTTAGTCTCTCAAGTGCAGTTAGTTCATCAAGCCAAGGGTCTGGTCATGATGACGGTGATGCTTTAGGCGATGTTTTCATTTGGGGTGAAGGCACTGGGGATGGTGTTTTGGGTGGTGGACTTCATAAAGTTGACAGTTGTGGTATTAAAATGGATTCCTTTTTGCCTAAGGCTTTAGAATCTGCAGTTGTACTCGATGTCCAGAACATTGCCTGTGGTGGTCGACATGCTGCCCTGGTAACCAAGCAGGGGGAAGTTTTCTCCTGGGGAGAGGAATCTGGAGGTCAGCTTGGGCATGGTGTAGACACTGATGTTTTGCATCCAAAGCTTATTGATGCCCTTAGTAATACCAGTATTGAGCTTGTAGCGTGTGGTGAGTACCATACTTGTGCTGTAACACTTTCGGGTGATTTGTACACATGGGGTGACGGCATGTATAATTTTGGTCTTCTTGGTCATGGAAATGAAGTAAGTCATTGGGTGCCAAAACGAGTGAATGGACCCTTGGAGGGCATACATGTCTCGTCAATCTCTTGTGGCCCCTGGCATACAGCTGTAGTAACCTCTGCTGGTCAATTGTTTACTTTCGGTGATGGCACATTTGGCGTTTTGGGTCATGGAGATCGTAATAGTGTCTCAATACCAAGGGAAGTGGAATCCCTAAAGGGGCTCCGCACTGTGAGAGCAGCTTGTGGAGTGTGGCATACTGCTGCAGTTGTTGAAGTCATGGCAGGAAATTCGAGTTCTAGCAACTGTTCCTCGGGGAAGCTATTTACGTGGGGAGATGGGGATAAAGGTCGTCTTGGGCATGGtgataaagaaacaaaatttgttCCTACTTGTGTTGCTGCTCTTGTTGAACCAAACTTTTGTCAAGTTGCTTGTGGACACAGTCTGACAGTTGTCCTTACAACATCAGGGCATGTCTACACTATGGGAAGTTCTGTTTATGGCCAGCTGGGAAATCCCCAGGCTGATGGAAAGGTTCCTACCCGTGTTGAAGGAAAGCTTTCCAAGAGTTTTGTTGAGGAAATTTCTTGTGGTGCTTATCATGTTGCAGCTTTGACTTCCAGAACTGAAGTCTATACTTGGGGGAAGGGAGCAAATGGTCGATTAGGTCATGGGGATGCTGATGATAGAAACACCCCAACTTTGTTAGAAGCTCTGAAAGACAAGCAAGTCAAAAGTATCGCTTGTGGCACCAACTTCACTGCAGCAATCTGTCTCCATAAATGGGTTTCCGGCATTGATCAGTCCATGTGTTCTGGTTGTCGCCTTCAGTTTAACTTCAAACGAAAACGTCACAATTGTTATAATTGTGGACTGGCCTTTTGTCATGCATGTAGCTGTAAGAAATGTCTCAAGGCTTCAATGGCTCCTAATCCCAACAAACCCTATCGAGTATGTGACAATTGTTTTAATAAGCTGAGGAAAGCCATTGAAACTGAGGCATCATCGCAATCTTCTGTAAGTAGAAGAGGAAGCATAAATCATGGGACTAGTGAATTTGTCGATAAAGATGATAAGGTGGAATTCAAAACTCGTGCACAACTTGCTAGATTTTCGTCAATGGAATCATTAAAGCAAGGAGAAAGCCGATCAAAGAGGAACAAGAAGCTAGAATTTAATAGTAGTCGAGTTTCGCCAGTTCCAAATGGAGGCTCCCAGTGGGGAGCACttaatatttctaaatcttTTAATCCAGTATTTGGATCATCCAAGAAATTTTTCTCAGCTTCTGTTCCTGGATCAAGAATTGTTTCTCGTGCAACATCACCAATATCAAGACGTCCTAGCCCTCCTCGTTCAACTACACCAACTCCAACTCTTGGAGGCCTCACCTCTCCAAAAATAGTTGTTGATGATGCTAAGAGGACCAATGATAACCTTAGTCAAGAGGTTGTTAGATTAAGATCTCAG GTGGAGAATCTTACACGTAAAGCACAACTTCAAGAAGTTGAGCTGGAGAAAACAACGAAACAGCTGAAGGAGGCTATAGCAATTGCAGATGAGGAGACTGCAAAATGCAAAGCAGCAAAGGAAGTAATCAAGTCACTTACTGCCCAA TTAAAGGATATGGCTGAAAGATTGCCTATGGGGGCTGCACGGAGCATCAAATCACCTTCATTTACTTCGTTTGGCTCCAACCCTGCTTCCGGTGATGTCTCTAGTGTTTCAATTGACAGATTGAATGGTCAACTAGTGTGCCAAGAACAAGATTCAAATGTATTGAACAGCCAGTTGCTTTCTAATGGATCTAGCATTGCTAGTACTCGTAGTTCTGGCCATAACAAACAAAGCCATATTGAACCAGCAACAAAAAGTGGAGGTAGAACAAAAGAGAGTGAATCTAGAAATGAGAATGAATGGGTTGAGCAAGATGAACCTGGTGTGTATATAACACTTACCTCGCTACCAGGAGGTGCCAAGGATCTCAAGCGAGTTCGTTTCAG TAAGAAGCGGTTTAGCGAGAAACAAGCGGAACAATGGTGGGCAGAGAACAGAGCAAGGGTATATGAGCAATACAATGTGCGCATGATAGACAAATCTAGTGTTGGTGTTGGGAGTGAGGACTTGGCTCATTAA
- the LOC105799342 gene encoding PH, RCC1 and FYVE domains-containing protein 1 isoform X1 produces MSRTDRMASDLSRTGPVERDVEQAITALKKGAYLLKYGRRGKPKFCPFRLSNDESVLIWFSGKEEKHLKLSHVSRIISGQRTPIFQRYPRPEKEYQSFSLIYNERSLDLICKDKDEAEVWFSGLKALISRSHQRKWRTESRSDGIPSEANSPRTYTRRSSPLHSPFSSNDSLQKDGRDHLGPHSPYGSPPKNGLDKAFSDVLYTVPPKGFFPPDSASGSVHSLSSAGSDSVHGHMKTMAMDAFRVSLSSAVSSSSQGSGHDDGDALGDVFIWGEGTGDGVLGGGLHKVDSCGIKMDSFLPKALESAVVLDVQNIACGGRHAALVTKQGEVFSWGEESGGQLGHGVDTDVLHPKLIDALSNTSIELVACGEYHTCAVTLSGDLYTWGDGMYNFGLLGHGNEVSHWVPKRVNGPLEGIHVSSISCGPWHTAVVTSAGQLFTFGDGTFGVLGHGDRNSVSIPREVESLKGLRTVRAACGVWHTAAVVEVMAGNSSSSNCSSGKLFTWGDGDKGRLGHGDKETKFVPTCVAALVEPNFCQVACGHSLTVVLTTSGHVYTMGSSVYGQLGNPQADGKVPTRVEGKLSKSFVEEISCGAYHVAALTSRTEVYTWGKGANGRLGHGDADDRNTPTLLEALKDKQVKSIACGTNFTAAICLHKWVSGIDQSMCSGCRLQFNFKRKRHNCYNCGLAFCHACSCKKCLKASMAPNPNKPYRVCDNCFNKLRKAIETEASSQSSVSRRGSINHGTSEFVDKDDKVEFKTRAQLARFSSMESLKQGESRSKRNKKLEFNSSRVSPVPNGGSQWGALNISKSFNPVFGSSKKFFSASVPGSRIVSRATSPISRRPSPPRSTTPTPTLGGLTSPKIVVDDAKRTNDNLSQEVVRLRSQVENLTRKAQLQEVELEKTTKQLKEAIAIADEETAKCKAAKEVIKSLTAQLKDMAERLPMGAARSIKSPSFTSFGSNPASGDVSSVSIDRLNGQLVCQEQDSNVLNSQLLSNGSSIASTRSSGHNKQSHIEPATKSGGRTKESESRNENEWVEQDEPGVYITLTSLPGGAKDLKRVRFSKKRFSEKQAEQWWAENRARVYEQYNVRMIDKSSVGVGSEDLAH; encoded by the exons ATGTCAAGAACGGATAGGATGGCTTCCGATCTTAGCAGAACGGGCCCCGTCGAAAGAGATGTCGAGCag GCCATTACTGCTCTGAAGAAAGGGGCATACCTGCTGAAGTATGGAAGAAGaggaaaaccaaaattttgcCCCTTCCGCCTTTCAAAT GATGAGTCTGTTTTAATATGGTTCTCGGGGAAAGAGGAGAAACATCTTAAACTAAGTCATGTCTCTAGAATTATATCTGGGCAGCGCACT CCTATCTTTCAAAGATATCCTCGGCCTGAGAAAGAGTATCAGTCTTTTTCACTTATATATAATGAGAGATCGCTGGATTTG ATTTGCAAGGATAAAGATGAAGCTGAAGTCTGGTTTAGTGGTTTAAAAGCATTAATCTCCCGTAGCCACCAAAGAAAATGGAGGACAGAATCAAGAAGTGATGGCATTCCTTCTGAAGCAAATAGTCCAAGAACATACACTCGAAGAAGTTCACCTTTGCATTCTCCATTTAGTAGTAATGATAGCTTGCAGAAG GATGGTAGGGATCACCTTGGCCCTCATAGTCCGTATGGAAGTCCTCCAAAGAATGGTCTGGATAAGGCATTTTCAGATGTATTATATACTGTTCCTCCCAAGGGTTTCTTTCCTCCTGATTCTGCTAGTGGTTCAGTTCATTCTTTGTCTTCTGCTGGATCAGATAGTGTACACGGTCACATGAAGACAATGGCTATGGACGCTTTTAGGGTTAGTCTCTCAAGTGCAGTTAGTTCATCAAGCCAAGGGTCTGGTCATGATGACGGTGATGCTTTAGGCGATGTTTTCATTTGGGGTGAAGGCACTGGGGATGGTGTTTTGGGTGGTGGACTTCATAAAGTTGACAGTTGTGGTATTAAAATGGATTCCTTTTTGCCTAAGGCTTTAGAATCTGCAGTTGTACTCGATGTCCAGAACATTGCCTGTGGTGGTCGACATGCTGCCCTGGTAACCAAGCAGGGGGAAGTTTTCTCCTGGGGAGAGGAATCTGGAGGTCAGCTTGGGCATGGTGTAGACACTGATGTTTTGCATCCAAAGCTTATTGATGCCCTTAGTAATACCAGTATTGAGCTTGTAGCGTGTGGTGAGTACCATACTTGTGCTGTAACACTTTCGGGTGATTTGTACACATGGGGTGACGGCATGTATAATTTTGGTCTTCTTGGTCATGGAAATGAAGTAAGTCATTGGGTGCCAAAACGAGTGAATGGACCCTTGGAGGGCATACATGTCTCGTCAATCTCTTGTGGCCCCTGGCATACAGCTGTAGTAACCTCTGCTGGTCAATTGTTTACTTTCGGTGATGGCACATTTGGCGTTTTGGGTCATGGAGATCGTAATAGTGTCTCAATACCAAGGGAAGTGGAATCCCTAAAGGGGCTCCGCACTGTGAGAGCAGCTTGTGGAGTGTGGCATACTGCTGCAGTTGTTGAAGTCATGGCAGGAAATTCGAGTTCTAGCAACTGTTCCTCGGGGAAGCTATTTACGTGGGGAGATGGGGATAAAGGTCGTCTTGGGCATGGtgataaagaaacaaaatttgttCCTACTTGTGTTGCTGCTCTTGTTGAACCAAACTTTTGTCAAGTTGCTTGTGGACACAGTCTGACAGTTGTCCTTACAACATCAGGGCATGTCTACACTATGGGAAGTTCTGTTTATGGCCAGCTGGGAAATCCCCAGGCTGATGGAAAGGTTCCTACCCGTGTTGAAGGAAAGCTTTCCAAGAGTTTTGTTGAGGAAATTTCTTGTGGTGCTTATCATGTTGCAGCTTTGACTTCCAGAACTGAAGTCTATACTTGGGGGAAGGGAGCAAATGGTCGATTAGGTCATGGGGATGCTGATGATAGAAACACCCCAACTTTGTTAGAAGCTCTGAAAGACAAGCAAGTCAAAAGTATCGCTTGTGGCACCAACTTCACTGCAGCAATCTGTCTCCATAAATGGGTTTCCGGCATTGATCAGTCCATGTGTTCTGGTTGTCGCCTTCAGTTTAACTTCAAACGAAAACGTCACAATTGTTATAATTGTGGACTGGCCTTTTGTCATGCATGTAGCTGTAAGAAATGTCTCAAGGCTTCAATGGCTCCTAATCCCAACAAACCCTATCGAGTATGTGACAATTGTTTTAATAAGCTGAGGAAAGCCATTGAAACTGAGGCATCATCGCAATCTTCTGTAAGTAGAAGAGGAAGCATAAATCATGGGACTAGTGAATTTGTCGATAAAGATGATAAGGTGGAATTCAAAACTCGTGCACAACTTGCTAGATTTTCGTCAATGGAATCATTAAAGCAAGGAGAAAGCCGATCAAAGAGGAACAAGAAGCTAGAATTTAATAGTAGTCGAGTTTCGCCAGTTCCAAATGGAGGCTCCCAGTGGGGAGCACttaatatttctaaatcttTTAATCCAGTATTTGGATCATCCAAGAAATTTTTCTCAGCTTCTGTTCCTGGATCAAGAATTGTTTCTCGTGCAACATCACCAATATCAAGACGTCCTAGCCCTCCTCGTTCAACTACACCAACTCCAACTCTTGGAGGCCTCACCTCTCCAAAAATAGTTGTTGATGATGCTAAGAGGACCAATGATAACCTTAGTCAAGAGGTTGTTAGATTAAGATCTCAG GTGGAGAATCTTACACGTAAAGCACAACTTCAAGAAGTTGAGCTGGAGAAAACAACGAAACAGCTGAAGGAGGCTATAGCAATTGCAGATGAGGAGACTGCAAAATGCAAAGCAGCAAAGGAAGTAATCAAGTCACTTACTGCCCAA TTAAAGGATATGGCTGAAAGATTGCCTATGGGGGCTGCACGGAGCATCAAATCACCTTCATTTACTTCGTTTGGCTCCAACCCTGCTTCCGGTGATGTCTCTAGTGTTTCAATTGACAGATTGAATGGTCAACTAGTGTGCCAAGAACAAGATTCAAATGTATTGAACAGCCAGTTGCTTTCTAATGGATCTAGCATTGCTAGTACTCGTAGTTCTGGCCATAACAAACAAAGCCATATTGAACCAGCAACAAAAAGTGGAGGTAGAACAAAAGAGAGTGAATCTAGAAATGAGAATGAATGGGTTGAGCAAGATGAACCTGGTGTGTATATAACACTTACCTCGCTACCAGGAGGTGCCAAGGATCTCAAGCGAGTTCGTTTCAG TAAGAAGCGGTTTAGCGAGAAACAAGCGGAACAATGGTGGGCAGAGAACAGAGCAAGGGTATATGAGCAATACAATGTGCGCATGATAGACAAATCTAGTGTTGGTGTTGGGAGTGAGGACTTGGCTCATTAA
- the LOC105799344 gene encoding cysteine proteinase inhibitor translates to MATLGGISQVDGSANSLEIENLARFAVDEHNKKGNTMLQFKKVTNVKQQVVSGTMYYITLEAMDGDKTKVYEAKVWDKPWMNFKELQDFKVIGDAPAGCTSTA, encoded by the exons atggctACTTTGGGTGGAATTAGCCAGGTCGATGGAAGCGCCAATAGTTTGGAGATTGAAAACCTCGCTCGTTTTGCTGTTGATGAACACAACAAGAAAGgg AATACGATGCTGCAGTTTAAGAAGGTGACGAATGTAAAACAACAAGTGGTTTCTGGGACTATGTATTACATAACATTGGAGGCGATGGATGGTGACAAGACGAAAGTTTATGAAGCCAAGGTGTGGGACAAGCCATGGATGAATTTCAAGGAGTTACAGGATTTCAAGGTTATTGGCGATGCTCCCGCCGGTTGTACTTCCACCGCTTAA
- the LOC105799343 gene encoding uncharacterized protein LOC105799343 isoform X2 → MSISMTIRLQTPTSLISRARPRLLLHTHNLLCPKSLLRNRLHHHSHHQLPTPFKTFKCSSQRQSSDNQPQEYEFERLFSNLNQATLKREPGSLSSAIFLVAGTTVGAGILAIPAVTQDSGFLASAVACILCWVFMVATGLLIAEVNVNTMCELGSGGVSLVSMARRTLGPVGVQIACWSYIFIHYALLVAYLARSSDILTNYLGLPLWESATLFSLVFGGICYFGSQRFIGAVNGVLVFGIIASFIALVAVASGGLEWDALLKANFEAVPMSIPIIALSFVYQNVVPVLCTNLEGNMSKVRTAIVVGTAIPLGLFLVWDAVILGSISSLGMGSDQMVDPLQQLRASNSGVVGPIIEVFSLLAIATSYIGFVLGLSDFLADLLKLPAGENRPQPYLLTLIPPLGLALLDPEIFFKALDFAGTYGAMSWSDRYSTPSTSVKLPELVPGGRLTLTLVMLCSGGVIVTEILESLGHQ, encoded by the exons ATGTCTATCTCTATGACTATTCGACTGCAAACGCCCACTTCCCTTATCTCTCGCGCAAGGCCTCGACTACTCTTGCACACCCACAACTTGTTGTGCCCAAAGTCACTGCTCAGAAACAGACTTCACCACCACTCTCATCACCAGCTTCCTACTCCTTTCAAAACCTTCAAGTGCTCCTCCCAGAGACAGTCTTCTGATAATCAGCCTCAAGAATACGAATTTGAAAGGCTTTTTTCAAACCTCAATCAAGCCACTCTCAAGAGAGAACctg GAAGTTTATCCAGTGCAATATTCCTGGTGGCGGGTACTACG GTGGGTGCAGGGATCCTGGCCATTCCAGCAGTGACACAAGATTCTGGGTTTTTGGCCTCCGCAGTTGCTTGTATCCTTTGTTGGGTTTTCATG GTTGCCACTGGGCTGCTCATTGCTGAAGTAAATGTCAACACAATGTGTGAACTGGGTTCTGGTGGTGTTTCACTG GTATCTATGGCCAGGAGAACTCTTGGACCGGTTGGAGTTCAAATTGCTTG TTGGtcatacatatttatacattatgCCCTTCTTGTTGCCTATCTGGCTCGTTCTTCAGATATTTTGACAAACTATCTTGGCCTTCCCTT ATGGGAGAGTGCAACATTGTTCTCTTTGGTCTTTGGTGGCATTTGCTACTTTGGAAG CCAGCGCTTTATTGGTGCTGTTAATGGAGTTCTTGTATTCGGAATCATCGCTTCTTTCATTGCTCTTGTG GCTGTTGCAAGTGGAGGCCTAGAGTGGGATGCTCTTCTTAAAGCTAACTTTGAAGCTGTTCCTATGAGTATACCGATAATTGCACTATCATTTGTTTACCAG AATGTTGTGCCGGTTCTCTGCACAAATCTTGAAGGAAACATGTCAAAAGTAAG GACTGCTATTGTTGTAGGCACAGCAATACCACTTGGTTTATTTCTTGTGTGGGATGCTGTTATTTTAGGATCTATTTCAAGTCTTGGCATGGGCTCCGATCAGATGGTAGATCCATTGCAACAGTTGCGAGCTAGTAATAGTGGAGTTGTTGGA CCAATAATTGAGGTGTTCTCACTTCTTGCAATTGCAACATCATATATTGGATTTGTTTTGGGACTTTCTGATTTCCTGGCTGATT TGCTGAAACTTCCGGCCGGTGAGAATAGGCCTCAGCCCTATCTCCTTACACTGATTCCACCACTAGGACTTGCTTTGCTAGACCCAGAGATATTTTTTAAAGCCTTGGATTTTGCTGGAACTTATGGAG CTATGTCTTGGTCAGATCGGTACTCCACTCCATCAACATCAGTTAAACTGCCGGAGCTCGTTCCCGGAGGAAGGCTTACCCTTACTCTGGTAATGCTATGTTCGGGAGGAGTCATTGTTACTGAAATACTCGAGAGCTTAGGCCACCAATGA
- the LOC105799343 gene encoding uncharacterized protein LOC105799343 isoform X1: MSISMTIRLQTPTSLISRARPRLLLHTHNLLCPKSLLRNRLHHHSHHQLPTPFKTFKCSSQRQSSDNQPQEYEFERLFSNLNQATLKREPGSLSSAIFLVAGTTVGAGILAIPAVTQDSGFLASAVACILCWVFMVATGLLIAEVNVNTMCELGSGGVSLVSMARRTLGPVGVQIACWSYIFIHYALLVAYLARSSDILTNYLGLPLWESATLFSLVFGGICYFGSQRFIGAVNGVLVFGIIASFIALVAVASGGLEWDALLKANFEAVPMSIPIIALSFVYQNVVPVLCTNLEGNMSKVRTAIVVGTAIPLGLFLVWDAVILGSISSLGMGSDQMVDPLQQLRASNSGVVGPIIEVFSLLAIATSYIGFVLGLSDFLADLLKLPAGENRPQPYLLTLIPPLGLALLDPEIFFKALDFAGTYGVLVLFGILPAAMSWSDRYSTPSTSVKLPELVPGGRLTLTLVMLCSGGVIVTEILESLGHQ, translated from the exons ATGTCTATCTCTATGACTATTCGACTGCAAACGCCCACTTCCCTTATCTCTCGCGCAAGGCCTCGACTACTCTTGCACACCCACAACTTGTTGTGCCCAAAGTCACTGCTCAGAAACAGACTTCACCACCACTCTCATCACCAGCTTCCTACTCCTTTCAAAACCTTCAAGTGCTCCTCCCAGAGACAGTCTTCTGATAATCAGCCTCAAGAATACGAATTTGAAAGGCTTTTTTCAAACCTCAATCAAGCCACTCTCAAGAGAGAACctg GAAGTTTATCCAGTGCAATATTCCTGGTGGCGGGTACTACG GTGGGTGCAGGGATCCTGGCCATTCCAGCAGTGACACAAGATTCTGGGTTTTTGGCCTCCGCAGTTGCTTGTATCCTTTGTTGGGTTTTCATG GTTGCCACTGGGCTGCTCATTGCTGAAGTAAATGTCAACACAATGTGTGAACTGGGTTCTGGTGGTGTTTCACTG GTATCTATGGCCAGGAGAACTCTTGGACCGGTTGGAGTTCAAATTGCTTG TTGGtcatacatatttatacattatgCCCTTCTTGTTGCCTATCTGGCTCGTTCTTCAGATATTTTGACAAACTATCTTGGCCTTCCCTT ATGGGAGAGTGCAACATTGTTCTCTTTGGTCTTTGGTGGCATTTGCTACTTTGGAAG CCAGCGCTTTATTGGTGCTGTTAATGGAGTTCTTGTATTCGGAATCATCGCTTCTTTCATTGCTCTTGTG GCTGTTGCAAGTGGAGGCCTAGAGTGGGATGCTCTTCTTAAAGCTAACTTTGAAGCTGTTCCTATGAGTATACCGATAATTGCACTATCATTTGTTTACCAG AATGTTGTGCCGGTTCTCTGCACAAATCTTGAAGGAAACATGTCAAAAGTAAG GACTGCTATTGTTGTAGGCACAGCAATACCACTTGGTTTATTTCTTGTGTGGGATGCTGTTATTTTAGGATCTATTTCAAGTCTTGGCATGGGCTCCGATCAGATGGTAGATCCATTGCAACAGTTGCGAGCTAGTAATAGTGGAGTTGTTGGA CCAATAATTGAGGTGTTCTCACTTCTTGCAATTGCAACATCATATATTGGATTTGTTTTGGGACTTTCTGATTTCCTGGCTGATT TGCTGAAACTTCCGGCCGGTGAGAATAGGCCTCAGCCCTATCTCCTTACACTGATTCCACCACTAGGACTTGCTTTGCTAGACCCAGAGATATTTTTTAAAGCCTTGGATTTTGCTGGAACTTATGGAG TCTTGGTATTATTTGGTATACTTCCTGCAGCTATGTCTTGGTCAGATCGGTACTCCACTCCATCAACATCAGTTAAACTGCCGGAGCTCGTTCCCGGAGGAAGGCTTACCCTTACTCTGGTAATGCTATGTTCGGGAGGAGTCATTGTTACTGAAATACTCGAGAGCTTAGGCCACCAATGA